One part of the Vibrio hyugaensis genome encodes these proteins:
- a CDS encoding S-(hydroxymethyl)glutathione dehydrogenase/class III alcohol dehydrogenase yields the protein MSLEIKPGQTHIKSKAMVAWAAGEPLKMEEVDVQLPKAGEVLVRIVATGVCHTDAFTLSGDDPEGIFPSILGHEGGGIVEMVGEGVTSVEVGDHVIPLYTAECGECKFCKSGKTNLCQAVRETQGKGLMPDGTSRFSINGEPIFHYMGCSTFSEYTVLPEISLAKVNKEAPLEEVCLLGCGVTTGMGAVLNTAKVEKGDNVAVFGLGGIGLSAIIGARMAGANRIIGVDINESKFELAKQLGATDCINPTKFDKPIQDVIVEMTDGGVEYSFECIGNVNVMRQALECCHKGWGESVIIGVAGAGQEISTRPFQLVTGRVWRGSAFGGVKGRSELPEIVNRYMAGEFGLQEFITHTMGLQDVNEAFELMHKGESIRTVLHMDK from the coding sequence ATGTCGCTTGAAATCAAACCTGGTCAAACTCACATTAAATCAAAAGCAATGGTTGCATGGGCTGCTGGCGAGCCACTTAAAATGGAAGAAGTTGATGTACAACTTCCAAAAGCTGGTGAAGTGCTAGTACGCATCGTAGCAACTGGTGTTTGTCACACTGACGCATTCACACTATCAGGTGACGATCCAGAAGGTATCTTCCCTTCAATCCTTGGTCACGAAGGTGGCGGTATCGTTGAAATGGTTGGCGAAGGCGTAACAAGCGTTGAAGTTGGCGACCACGTTATCCCACTTTACACAGCTGAATGTGGTGAGTGTAAGTTCTGTAAATCTGGCAAAACTAACCTATGTCAGGCAGTTCGTGAAACGCAAGGTAAAGGTCTAATGCCAGACGGTACAAGCCGCTTCTCTATCAACGGCGAACCTATTTTCCATTACATGGGTTGTTCTACTTTCTCTGAGTACACAGTACTTCCAGAAATCTCACTAGCGAAAGTAAACAAAGAAGCACCACTTGAAGAAGTTTGCCTTCTAGGCTGTGGTGTAACAACAGGCATGGGTGCAGTACTAAACACAGCTAAAGTTGAAAAAGGCGACAACGTTGCAGTATTTGGCCTAGGCGGTATCGGTCTTTCTGCAATCATTGGTGCTCGCATGGCAGGTGCGAATCGCATCATCGGTGTAGACATCAACGAAAGCAAATTCGAACTAGCAAAACAGCTTGGTGCGACTGACTGCATCAACCCAACTAAATTCGACAAGCCAATCCAAGACGTTATCGTTGAGATGACCGACGGTGGTGTTGAGTACTCTTTCGAGTGTATTGGTAATGTAAATGTGATGCGTCAAGCGCTTGAGTGCTGTCACAAAGGCTGGGGCGAATCGGTAATCATCGGTGTTGCTGGCGCAGGTCAAGAGATCTCAACTCGTCCATTCCAACTAGTAACGGGTCGTGTATGGCGTGGTAGCGCATTCGGTGGCGTTAAAGGCCGCTCTGAGCTTCCAGAAATCGTAAACCGTTACATGGCGGGCGAATTCGGTCTACAAGAGTTCATCACTCACACTATGGGTCTACAAGACGTGAACGAAGCGTTCGAATTGATGCACAAAGGTGAATCTATCCGTACTGTTCTTCACATGGATAAGTAA
- a CDS encoding BamA/TamA family outer membrane protein: protein MKKPTSVLLTSTCFGLLAISPIAEAISFFDPIDGQLDMGEYLAENAYGFLPVPIVITEPAVGYGLGFTGVFLHESDEQREERRKLAETSLDGGAQLLTPAITAVGGFATENGTWMGFIGHRRTWAQDTVRYLGGVGYGDFNMTFYPQSTLPGLDGVFNGQGLDFEITGGGMLNHLQYRIIDAPLFIGVKQLYFVTDQKITNSPVADKLLQTLTNTSPTTSGLGLTLEWDSRNNFFSPTQGYNYKAEYLWYNDAFGSDYEYEQLDIEGINYWELADDWSLALRGQYKALYTDERFLPPASYPDIELRGVARNRYQGDETLSVESQLTYQWNTRWSTNVFGGFGYASTNESLSENDAEYAYGVGFRYLIARRYGLQAGMDFAFSDEDSAVYFQVGSGI from the coding sequence ATGAAAAAACCAACGTCAGTCCTGCTAACCTCGACTTGCTTCGGGTTGTTAGCGATCTCTCCTATTGCCGAGGCGATAAGCTTTTTCGATCCCATAGATGGGCAATTGGATATGGGCGAATACCTTGCTGAAAACGCCTACGGTTTTCTACCTGTCCCTATAGTGATCACCGAGCCTGCCGTAGGTTATGGCTTGGGCTTTACTGGCGTGTTCTTACATGAATCCGATGAACAACGTGAAGAAAGACGCAAACTCGCAGAAACCTCACTCGATGGCGGAGCTCAATTACTGACGCCTGCCATTACCGCGGTGGGTGGTTTTGCCACCGAAAATGGCACTTGGATGGGCTTTATTGGTCACCGTCGAACTTGGGCACAAGATACCGTTCGTTACCTTGGTGGCGTCGGTTATGGCGACTTCAATATGACCTTCTACCCACAATCCACGCTGCCGGGATTAGACGGCGTATTCAACGGGCAGGGGTTGGATTTCGAGATTACTGGCGGGGGCATGCTCAACCATCTTCAATACCGCATTATTGATGCCCCACTGTTTATCGGTGTGAAACAGCTCTATTTCGTCACCGACCAGAAAATCACCAACTCCCCTGTTGCAGATAAGCTGTTGCAAACCCTGACTAATACCTCACCCACCACCTCTGGATTGGGTCTGACACTGGAATGGGACAGCCGAAACAACTTCTTTAGTCCAACCCAAGGCTACAACTACAAAGCCGAATACCTTTGGTACAACGACGCGTTTGGCAGTGATTACGAATACGAACAGCTGGATATAGAAGGGATAAACTACTGGGAACTGGCGGACGATTGGTCGCTGGCACTACGCGGGCAATACAAGGCGCTCTACACCGATGAACGCTTTCTACCACCAGCCTCTTACCCAGATATCGAGCTGCGTGGCGTGGCGAGGAATCGCTATCAAGGTGATGAGACGTTATCGGTAGAATCACAACTTACTTATCAGTGGAACACGCGTTGGTCCACCAACGTATTTGGTGGCTTTGGCTATGCATCAACAAATGAGTCTCTATCTGAAAACGATGCCGAGTATGCCTATGGCGTCGGATTTCGTTATCTCATCGCACGTCGTTATGGGCTTCAAGCGGGTATGGACTTTGCTTTTAGTGACGAAGACAGCGCAGTGTATTTCCAAGTGGGCTCAGGCATTTAA
- a CDS encoding oxidoreductase — translation MRKTLALALLLFAPALFANTIQFSSPEKSNVVVALKDLESLPQTTYITELPWLEAPTEFDGVKLSTLLQHAFGDIPQNVEVRALNDYHSDLSREDILRYQPIVAYKQNHNYIKIRNKGPYWLIYSMSEYPELDNAQYHSQMVWQINRISAKEEQ, via the coding sequence ATGAGAAAAACATTAGCACTCGCTTTGCTTTTGTTTGCACCAGCACTTTTTGCAAACACGATACAGTTTAGCAGTCCTGAAAAATCCAATGTCGTTGTGGCACTAAAAGACCTCGAGTCACTGCCGCAAACTACCTACATCACCGAGTTACCTTGGCTAGAAGCCCCTACTGAGTTTGACGGCGTTAAGCTGAGTACGCTCTTACAACATGCGTTTGGTGACATTCCTCAAAATGTTGAAGTCCGTGCACTCAACGACTACCACTCTGATCTATCTCGCGAAGATATTCTTCGCTACCAGCCTATTGTGGCGTACAAACAAAACCATAATTACATCAAAATCAGAAACAAAGGTCCGTACTGGCTAATTTATTCAATGAGTGAATACCCAGAGCTTGATAACGCTCAGTACCACTCTCAAATGGTGTGGCAGATCAACAGGATAAGTGCGAAAGAAGAACAATAA
- the fghA gene encoding S-formylglutathione hydrolase encodes MTIESLSQAKVFGGWHKQYTHESRTLNCNMRFAIFLPPNATKSNPVPVVYWLSGLTCTDENFMQKAGAFQMAAELGIAIVAPDTSPRGDDVADDENYDLGKGAGFYLNATQEPWSRHYHMYDYITKELPAIIESNFPVSDVKSISGHSMGGHGAITIGLKNANQYRSISAFSPISNPMQCPWGQKAFTAYLGTDIESWKQYDASELLKQAKSPLPILVDQGDADNFLAEQLKPDALLAAAKAHESDVELRMQPGYDHSYFFISSFIADHLNFHAKYLFA; translated from the coding sequence ATGACCATTGAAAGCCTAAGCCAAGCCAAAGTATTCGGTGGTTGGCATAAACAGTACACGCACGAATCTCGCACACTCAATTGCAACATGCGCTTTGCGATTTTCTTGCCACCTAATGCAACAAAATCAAACCCAGTTCCAGTGGTTTACTGGTTATCTGGCCTGACTTGTACCGACGAGAATTTCATGCAGAAAGCCGGTGCATTTCAAATGGCAGCAGAGTTGGGGATCGCGATTGTGGCACCAGATACGAGCCCTCGTGGTGACGACGTAGCAGATGACGAAAATTACGACCTAGGTAAAGGCGCAGGCTTCTACCTAAACGCAACGCAAGAGCCGTGGTCACGTCATTACCATATGTACGATTACATCACCAAAGAGCTGCCGGCAATCATTGAAAGCAACTTCCCGGTTTCTGACGTAAAGTCGATTTCGGGTCACAGCATGGGTGGTCACGGTGCGATCACGATTGGTTTGAAAAACGCGAACCAATACCGCTCGATTTCAGCCTTCAGCCCTATCAGTAATCCAATGCAATGCCCTTGGGGTCAGAAAGCGTTTACCGCTTACCTAGGCACTGATATCGAAAGCTGGAAACAGTACGACGCAAGCGAGTTGCTTAAGCAAGCAAAATCGCCTTTGCCAATCTTGGTAGACCAAGGCGATGCCGATAACTTCCTTGCTGAGCAGTTAAAGCCTGACGCGTTACTAGCGGCAGCAAAAGCCCACGAGTCTGATGTAGAACTGCGTATGCAGCCGGGTTACGACCACAGCTACTTCTTTATCTCGAGCTTTATTGCCGATCACTTGAACTTCCACGCGAAGTACTTATTTGCATGA
- a CDS encoding DUF805 domain-containing protein — MFDWYYRVILNYTNFSGRARRQEYWYFTLVNVLVNLVMGIIDRVIGNLMQIDNFGFFGVIYALFIMIPSIAVTVRRLHDSGRTGWWALIAFVPIIGILVLLYFLIQDSEEGANQYGENPKLQSFRK, encoded by the coding sequence ATGTTTGATTGGTACTACAGGGTTATTCTTAATTACACCAACTTTAGTGGTAGAGCGAGACGCCAAGAGTATTGGTACTTTACTTTGGTAAATGTGTTGGTCAATTTGGTGATGGGCATCATCGACCGGGTGATTGGTAACTTGATGCAAATCGATAATTTTGGCTTCTTCGGTGTGATTTATGCGCTTTTTATCATGATACCGTCGATAGCGGTGACCGTGCGTCGTTTGCATGATTCAGGACGCACAGGTTGGTGGGCATTGATCGCCTTTGTGCCAATCATCGGTATTTTGGTGTTGTTGTACTTCTTGATTCAAGACAGTGAAGAAGGTGCAAATCAATACGGTGAAAACCCGAAGCTTCAGTCTTTTCGTAAGTAG
- a CDS encoding arylamine N-acetyltransferase family protein has protein sequence MNNTDLQAYLNKIGVTQQLDVSVDTLFALHNAQHRRLPFENFDIALGKGISTSEQDIIDKLVYHERGGYCFELNGLLLRVLQQVGFEARPLLGRVHLSGTPSGRTHQFTLVTLGDEKWIVDAGFGSNTPRSPLPFVLNQAIHTDIQTFRFVEDERVGYMLQVQSYDDESQWLDMYSMDFEHVFDGDIVCGNHFASTSPSSRFTSSRVATLVIDSGVITLANYTLKYRENDKAVVIDLAEGPEYLSALKEHFGIELDAEYQDLKPLPQL, from the coding sequence ATGAACAACACAGATTTACAGGCTTACTTAAACAAGATTGGCGTAACGCAGCAATTGGACGTCAGCGTTGATACGCTCTTTGCGCTGCATAATGCGCAGCATCGTCGTTTGCCATTTGAGAACTTTGATATCGCATTGGGTAAAGGCATTTCGACGTCTGAACAAGACATCATCGACAAATTGGTTTACCACGAGCGCGGTGGTTACTGTTTTGAATTGAACGGTCTGCTGCTAAGAGTGCTACAACAGGTTGGCTTTGAAGCAAGACCACTTTTAGGCCGCGTACACTTATCTGGCACTCCTTCGGGCAGAACGCATCAGTTCACTTTGGTGACGCTTGGAGATGAAAAGTGGATTGTCGATGCAGGTTTTGGTTCTAATACGCCAAGATCGCCATTACCATTTGTACTCAACCAAGCTATTCATACCGACATACAAACGTTCCGCTTTGTTGAAGACGAGCGCGTTGGATATATGCTTCAAGTTCAATCTTATGATGATGAAAGCCAGTGGCTTGATATGTACAGCATGGACTTTGAACACGTGTTTGATGGCGATATTGTTTGCGGTAACCATTTTGCTTCCACCTCGCCAAGTTCACGCTTTACTTCCAGTAGGGTTGCAACACTGGTGATCGACTCTGGTGTCATCACACTCGCGAATTACACGTTAAAGTATCGAGAAAACGACAAAGCGGTCGTGATAGACCTCGCCGAAGGCCCCGAGTATCTATCAGCATTAAAAGAGCATTTTGGTATTGAGCTTGATGCCGAGTATCAAGACTTAAAACCACTGCCTCAGCTATAA
- a CDS encoding GGDEF domain-containing protein — translation MKANPKTPKQGPFSTKSKLLLLIFASTLLIANIVLLQETRALAKTYSDQQNQATWFLFHLSKELSELVGEARRLNESVINIDGTELQYELAWSRFDLLINNQEADSFLSREEVRVYFVALFDKFQQLEPILVEAKTGSSIAANQFYRATQNLYMEMIDYVTQNFRVASPLYRQQQERAYNLLQAQYILLGIFVLTVALMTYFYKRESKFHKELALSDPLTNLANRSALFIDLHRKEETDTPFSLLLLDLNGFKNINDTMGHQAGDIALIEIAERLNQMALDDFTVYRMGGDEFAVIVNSIEQKKIDEVTHHINVVFEKPILASDQASSLSTSLGVASYPRDADNIDFLINLADKRMYKMKFQR, via the coding sequence ATGAAGGCAAACCCCAAAACCCCGAAACAGGGGCCATTTTCAACCAAGAGTAAGCTACTCCTACTGATATTTGCATCGACGTTACTGATTGCAAACATCGTTTTGCTGCAAGAAACCCGCGCGCTGGCCAAAACCTATTCTGACCAACAAAATCAAGCCACTTGGTTCTTGTTCCATTTATCCAAAGAGCTATCCGAATTGGTTGGTGAGGCGCGTCGTTTGAATGAAAGCGTGATAAACATCGACGGAACTGAGTTGCAATATGAACTGGCATGGAGCCGTTTCGATCTGCTGATCAACAACCAAGAAGCCGACTCTTTCCTCTCCCGCGAGGAAGTGCGGGTGTACTTCGTGGCTTTATTCGATAAATTCCAACAACTTGAGCCTATTTTAGTCGAAGCCAAAACAGGCAGTAGCATCGCCGCCAACCAGTTTTATCGCGCAACTCAAAACCTATATATGGAGATGATTGATTACGTCACTCAAAACTTCCGAGTGGCCAGCCCACTCTATAGACAGCAACAAGAGCGTGCGTACAACTTGCTGCAAGCACAATACATCTTGCTGGGTATTTTCGTTCTGACCGTGGCTTTAATGACGTACTTCTACAAGCGCGAGTCTAAGTTCCACAAAGAATTGGCATTAAGCGACCCACTGACGAATCTTGCTAACCGCAGCGCACTGTTTATTGATTTGCACCGCAAAGAAGAAACCGATACCCCATTTTCGTTGCTCCTGCTCGATTTAAATGGCTTTAAGAACATTAATGACACCATGGGTCATCAGGCCGGTGACATTGCGCTTATCGAGATTGCAGAGCGCCTGAACCAAATGGCATTAGACGACTTTACCGTGTATCGCATGGGTGGCGATGAGTTTGCCGTGATCGTCAATTCCATTGAACAAAAGAAAATAGATGAAGTCACTCATCATATCAATGTGGTGTTTGAAAAACCGATTCTCGCGTCTGACCAAGCCAGTTCACTATCAACCAGTTTGGGTGTCGCTAGCTATCCACGAGACGCTGACAACATTGACTTCCTAATCAATTTAGCGGATAAGCGCATGTACAAAATGAAATTCCAACGTTAA